tgagctaggatggtgccactgcactccagcctgggcaacagagcaagaccttgtctctaaaacgaaatgaaaaataaattacaggaATGCAGCACAATAGAAGAAAAAGCCTTCTGAGGATTGAAAATCTGCCTAGAATTAGGGAATTCTCATTGCCTGATTTCCTAATCCCCATGCCTTAGGCAGAAAGCGCAAGAGCAGCCACGAGGGATGCTGGGGTGGGAAGGATTGCTTAGGGATACAGGCAAGCGCTGAAGCAATAGTCCTCAAACTTGAGTGTGCATCAGAATTCCctagagggcttgttaaaacccagaatgcaggctgggcatggtggctcacgcctgtaatgccagcactttgggaggctgaggcgggcggatcatctgaggtcaggagtttgagaccagtctggccaacatggagaaaccctgtttctcctaaaaatacaaaaaaaaaaaaaaattacctcagcgtggtggtatgcacctgtagcgccagctactcaggaggctgaggcatgagaattgcttgaacctgggagccagagattgcagtgagctgagattgcaccattgcactccagcctgggcaacagggtgagactctctctcaaaaaaataaaaactaaattaaaaggccaggcgcggtggctcatgcctgtaatcccagggtgGCCGAcacgggaggatcacaaggtcaggagttcgagaccagcctgaccaacatggtaaaacccgtctctactaaaactacaaaaattagctgggcgtggtggtacatgcctgtaaccccagctactctggaggctgaggcaggagaatcacttgaacccaggaggcggaggttgcagtgagccgagattgtgccactgcactctagcctgggcaaaagagcgagactccatatcaaacaaaaacaaacaccagAATGCTGGCTCCATACCCAGAGTATCGAATTCAGTTGGTCAGGTGGGCATGATAAGGCACATGTCTAatgagttcccaggtgatgctgatgggGCTGTTCCAGGAACCACAGTTTAAGGACCAATGATGTAGAGATGACTTCTCCAGGTAGCGATGGTAACTGTAACTTGTCAGCAAAGAAATCCAATAATCAGCCAAAATGCATGATTTCTTGAGTTCCCTGGGTTTGAATAAAGGATATTGCAGTCATTCTGAGGAATTCTTATTTGGAATAAATTTTgtgtggctgttttttttttttttcctccttctcggCAAACCCAGCGGCCCTATGGAAAGAGGAAACCAAACAGCAGTTGGAAACTTTCTCCTCCTGGGATTCGCAGAGGACTCTGACGCGCAGCTTCTCCTCTGTGGGCTGTTCCTCTCCATGTACCTGGTTACCATCACCGGAAACCTGCTCATCATCCTGACCATCAGCTCagactcccacctccacacccccatgtacttcttcctctccaacctgtccttTGCTGACATCTGTTTCACGTCCACGACTGTCCCAAAGATGCTGGTGAATATCCAAACACAAAGCAAAATGATCACTTTTGCAGGCTGCCTCACCCAgatattttttttcattgcatttgGATGCCTGGACAATTTGCTCCTGACAGTGATGGCCTATGATCGCTTTGTGGCCATCTGTCACCCCCTGCGCTACACGGTCATCATGAACCCCTGGCTCTGTGGACTGCTGGTTCTGGGGTCCTGGTGCATCAGTGTCATGGGTTCCATGCTTGAGACCTTGACCATTTTGAGGCTGTCCTTCTGCACAAATATGGAAATTCCGCACTTTTTTTGTGATCCTTCTGAAGTCCTGAAGCTGGCCTGTTCTGACACCTTCATCAATAACATCGTGATATATTTTGTGACCATTGTCCTGGGTGTTTTTCCTCTCTGTGGAATCCTATTCTCTTATTCTCAGATTTTCTCCTCCATCCTAAGAGTATCATCTGCCAGAGGCCAGCACAAAGCCTTTTCCACCTGTGGTTCCCACCTCTCAGTGGTCAGCTTGTTCTATGGCACTGGCCTTGGGGTCTATCTCAGTTCTGCAGCTACACCATCTTCTAGGACAAGTCTGGCAGCCTCAGTGATGTACACCATggtcacccccatgctgaaccccttcatctacagcctgaggAACAGGGACATGAAGGGGTCACTGGGGAGACTCCTCCTCAGGGCAACATCTCTCAAACAGGGGACCATTGCCAAGCTCTCATGAATTGCAGTGAACACAATACTGAGGCCAGACTGGCCTCTTTCAGCCAATATTTCGACTTCtgtttttatgcatttttctgagacggagtcttgctctgttgcccaggctggagtgcaatggtgtgatctcagctcactgcaacctccgcctcccaggttcaagcaattctcctgcctcagcctccttagcagctaggattacaggcacgcgccacaatgcccggccaattttttatatttttagtagagatggggtgtcaccatgttagtcaggctggtctcgaactcctgacctcatgatccacctgcctcggcctcccaaagtgctgggattacaggcatgagccaccatgcccagccacttttattttattttattttttcaagaaggagtctcactctgtcacccaggctgcagtgcaatggtgcgatctcggctcactgcaactgccacctcccgggttcaagtggtttttctgccttagcctcccgagtagctgggattacaggcacccgccaccacacccggctagtttttgtgtttttagtagagatgggatttcgccatgttagtcaggcttgtctggaactcctgacctcaggtaatctgcccgccttggcctcccaaagtgctgggattacaggcaatgagccaccgcaccctgccttcTTTCATACATATTAAAGCATCTCTTCCCTTGCATCTTCCTTTGGAATGTTTCCTGCCCTTGATACTGCTAATAAAGTTATATAGGATCACCCTTTTTGACTTTCTAACCAGTAATCTTAAGTTTGTATGAATACAACCTGGTGTTTTCTCTGTTATCTTTAGTAATGATTtggactttgttttttgtttttgtttttgagagtctccctctgttgccctggctggagtgcagtggtgccatctcggctcactgcaacctccacctcccgggttgaagcaattcccctgcctcagcctcctgagtagctggagctacaggcatgcaccaccacgtccggctaatttttgtatttttatagagacagggtttcaccatgttggctaggctggtctggaacttctgacctcaagcgatctgcctgcctcagcctcccgaagtgctgggattacaggcatgagccaccatgcctggcctgatttgagttaaaaatatatatatcaaatctTACATGTTAAATATATACCTTCAGAAGCGATGAGATATGTCCCTATTTTGGACTTGTTGCCCTGGAAACTCATTTACAGAGATGTTTTTTGAGGTTACGtgaataaaaataactcaaagagtttcctccttttttttatCTGATTCACTTTCCTTTCAGTCACGCCAACTTTACTTTTCTACTCTTTCACAATATGGGTTCCTCGAATTTCAGAGCAATGTCTCACCCATTTTTGCAatcacagtgcctagcacagttaTTGGTAAGGAGTTCATGTCTACATGATGTTTGTCAAATGGAGTAGAAaaatagatgggtggatggttaaatataaaataagatctggacgagaaaaatacaaattgatTAATCTGATTAGAGCTTTTGGCCAGGCAGGATgctacatgcctgtagtttcagctactcaggaagctgaggcgggaggatggcttgaacccaggaggttgaggctgcagtgagccgtgattatgccactgtactccagcctgggtgacagagtgagactctgtttctgaataataataatcatcatcaatTAATTAAGTTGTTGAGCTAGAAACAAAATTCAAGGTTATTGATGTTGATATTAATAACACTTTACATACCAGCACAGTTTAAGAGCTTTAtatacattacctcatttaatttttccaatAACTCTTTTATGTGATTAGTATTATTTCTcatatttacaaataagaaagTAAGAGCTTATGGTAAGCAGGTAACTAGCTCAAGGTAATGAATGTAGTGACAAGGTTCAAACGCAGGGCTGTATGAATCAGACAGCTCTCCTAGGCATTATGTTATGTTACTGTGGAGTCCTAATTAGGGAAAAGGAGTCAGGCTGGCGAGACCAAGGGAAAGCAAAATGAAGAACCAGATAAGCTACAAGTCTGCTtttcttcatggtccaggacaCAAAGCCCTCCTGTGCAAAAAACTCACAATCTTCCTGCACTCAGCTATCACCAGACCCTCGGCTGATACAAAATTgcaagttagctcactgcaaccttggcgtTATCAGTACTGTACAAAGCCCTCTTCAGCACACAGCACAAGCACTATCTTATAAAATCCCCAGCAAGCTTTTGTCCTTTGCAGTCAGCACCTCTATTGCTGGCCTGCCCATTACTTCCTTGCAatgtattttcatactttctccaataaatctgcctttctttacctacaactgtGTTGGTAAATTCTTCTTATCCTCCACACCACCAGCCCCAGACAGTCGCCACTCACCCATGACAGTTACCTCTAGTCAAACCttctaataataatagttaaactTCAAAGGAACCAGGAATTCTCTGACATAAATTCTTACTTCTGGAATTATGCTCCCCAAACAAGAAATATTCTGCGTCTGGGGGCTGCAGcctcagaaataaatgaaacccaTGAGTAagatttattgtttcctttgatattttaatttgacttccttttatCGTTCATGAAAATGAGCACATTTTTGTGCTCGATCTTTTTGTGTTCGATGTTTTTATAGTAACTCTTTTttccagctttactgaggtataattgagGAATAAACATTGTACTTATTCAAGGTGTATaatgatttgatatatgtatacattgtgtagtGATTTACTTGCATTTTTTACTAAATTTTGAGTTTACCTCCTTTGATCATTTATAAtcttagactttttaaaattctagttcacttaaagtagtttttaaatttttattcttaatcaTTATGGATACacaatagttgtacatatttatggggtacacacgaaattttttttttttttttgagacagagtctcgctctgtcgcccaggctggagtgcagtggtgcaatctcggctcactgcaagctccgcctcccggattcatgccattctcctgcctcagcctcctgagtagctgggactacaggcgcccgccaccacgccctgctaattttttgtatttttagtagagacgggatttcactgtgttagtcaggatggtctcgatctcctgacctcgtgatccgcccgcctcggcctcccaaagtgctgggattacaggcgtgagccaccgcgcctggccacatatGAAATTTTTACACATACAATATATAGTGATCAAATCAATGTAATTGGGGTATCTATTGcttcaagtatttatcatttctttgtgttataaacattccaattccacttttttagttattttgaaatatacaataaattatttttaactatagtcaccctgttgtgctaccaaatactagattttattccttctaactgtatttttgtacccattaactatccctTCTTTGTCCTCCCTCCTTACTAcctttcctagcttctggtaaccatcattctactctgtttCCACGAGTTCAGTTTTTTCAGCTCCcacatacaagtgagaacatgtaatgtgTTTTTccttgcctggcttatttcttttgttgttgttgttttgtttttgtttttgtttttgagacaaatttttgctcttgacacccaggctggagtgcaatggtgcgatctcggctcactgcaacctccacctcccgggttcaagccattcttcctgcctcagcctcccgagtagctgggattacaggcagccaccaccacgcccggctaatttttttatttttcgtagagaccaggtttcatcatgttggccaggctggtcttgaactcctgacctcaggtgatctgcccacctcagcctcccaaagtgctgggattataggcgggagccaccacgcctggccgcctagcttatttcatttaatataatgtcctccagtttcacccatgttgttgtaaatgataGGATCTCTCATTAATTTTTACGACTGAATAg
This portion of the Pongo abelii isolate AG06213 chromosome 20, NHGRI_mPonAbe1-v2.0_pri, whole genome shotgun sequence genome encodes:
- the LOC100451173 gene encoding olfactory receptor 7C2 encodes the protein MERGNQTAVGNFLLLGFAEDSDAQLLLCGLFLSMYLVTITGNLLIILTISSDSHLHTPMYFFLSNLSFADICFTSTTVPKMLVNIQTQSKMITFAGCLTQIFFFIAFGCLDNLLLTVMAYDRFVAICHPLRYTVIMNPWLCGLLVLGSWCISVMGSMLETLTILRLSFCTNMEIPHFFCDPSEVLKLACSDTFINNIVIYFVTIVLGVFPLCGILFSYSQIFSSILRVSSARGQHKAFSTCGSHLSVVSLFYGTGLGVYLSSAATPSSRTSLAASVMYTMVTPMLNPFIYSLRNRDMKGSLGRLLLRATSLKQGTIAKLS